A window of Conger conger chromosome 13, fConCon1.1, whole genome shotgun sequence contains these coding sequences:
- the LOC133107402 gene encoding olfactory receptor 11H4-like, whose protein sequence is MLVLLLSRNYQISLTHCLLQTYCLYSYGTVEFTILAVMAYDRYVAICHPLHYHVHMIMDKLYCSGDPLMKLACSDTSVQQTVGLVSLFVSPGSQVIMILFSYVVTLNYE, encoded by the exons ATGCTTGTCCTTTTGTTATCTCGTAACTATCAAATATCTCTGACCCATTGTCTCTTACAGACATATTGTTTATACTCATATGGTACAGTTGAATTTACTATTTTAGCAGTGATGGCTTATGACCGATATGTTGCTATTTGTCATCCATTACACTATCACGTTCACAT GATCATGGACAAATTGTATTGCAGTGGGGATCCTTTAATGAAGCTCGCTTGTTCTGATACCTCAGTTCAGCAGACTGTTGGACTGGTGTCACTTTTTGTTTCACCTGGTTCTCAGGTCATCATGATACTATTTTCTTAT gTTGTAACTCTGAATTATGAGTGA